The genomic segment ATTTTATATTAAGAATAGTTAAAAATGTAGTTGCGACAGATGGTATGGTTACAGATAGCTCCATTATAGTCGAAGGAGTACTTGAAGGTGGAAGAGTATTGGAACCAAAGGAAGTGAAAATAAATGAATTTGAGCGTTTAGACTGGCTTATTAAGGCTTGGGGGGTAGCTCCAGTAATTTATTCTGGTTATGGGGTAAAAGACAAAGTTAGAGAAATTATTCAGCGTGTTAGTAAAAATATTGAAATACAAATGCTATACAAGCACATTGGATGGGCTAAGTTACAAGATGATTCACTTGCATATTTGCATGGAAATGGTGCAGTAGGTGTGGACAACGTCGATGTCAAACTTGATTCATCTTTAAAGTGCTATTCTTTTCCACCAAGGGCTATGAATATTAAAGAAGCGATAAGTTCAAGTTTAAAAATATTGAAAACTACACCTTTGAAAATTAGTATTCCATTATTAGCACTTGTTTATATTTCACCACTTGTTTATTTTTTTCAACAGGCTGATTTATCTCCAAACTTTATTATTTGGTTATACGGACGTACAGGAAGTAGAAAAACAGCATTGTCATTAGCTATGTTATCTCACTTTGGTTACTTTAACTCACCACCAGCTTCATTTAAGGATACAGCAAACTTCATTGAGAAAAAAGCTTACGTGGTAAAAGATTCATTACTTCTAATTGATGATTTTCATCCAAATGGAGCTGATAGTGAAGTGAATTTAATGGCTAAAACTGCAGAACGTGCTATTCGTATTTATGGAGATCGAGTAGCTAGAGGTCGTTTAACTTCAACTACAGAATTTCAAGAAACATATGTACCTCGTGGTATGGCACTGGTTACAGGTGAAGATCTTCCAACTGGACAGTCTGCCAATGCGCGATTCCTTGCTATTGAATTGTTGGATGGTGATGTTAACCTGGAAAATTTAACATTTTTACAGAATAATAGAGAACTACTTAATCAGTCGATGCTTTCTTACATTGGATGGTTACAAAAGAATTCAACCAAGCTCCCGGAATTTGTAAAAAGTAATTTTTACAAGCGACGATCTGATTTTTTTGGTGAAAATGTACATGGAAGGTTAACTGATACAGCTGCTTATTTAGAAGTAGCTTTTTCACTTTTTCTTACTTTTGCAAGAAAAAATAAAGCAATTTCGGAGAAAAGATATAAAAAGCTAAAACAAATAGCTCACAACTTATTTAAAAAAGCAATTATAAATCAAAGTGAGGTAATTGTAGAGCAAAAACCAGAAAAAATTTTCATGGATACGTTGAATGAATTAATCAACTCAAATAAAGTTTACCTACTTGATAAAAATTCACCTGATAATGATTCACTTATAATTGGTGGGGGAAATAATCATATAGGATTTTATGATGATAAGTTTTATTACCTTTATCCTTTAGTAGCATACACTTGTGTAAATAGTTTACTTTCTAAGAATAAAAAGATGCTTCCTGTTACAGAAAAGATACTATGGAAAAACCTTGCAGATGCAAGGATGATTCAAATTGAATCATCTAAGTCTGGAAATAACCAAAACCTTCGAAAAGTAACTGTACCATCAACAAAGAAAGGTGAAAAAGTGCGAATGAGATTGTTACACATACACAAAGAATTTTTAGAAATATAAAAAATAATTTAGGGCTTGTGGGTAATGCAAGCTCTAAATCAAACAGAAATTAGATAGAAAATGATAAATAAAAATATTTGATTAATGGTACAAATTTCACTTGGAACAAATTATTCAACAAATATATATGGGCAATTATATAAAGATTTAGCCTACTATTTTATAAGGGGAGGTGAAAAAATGAAGAAATCAAAAAATAATAGCTATATGCATAGCGATAAAATAATAAATAATTATAAGAATAATGAAGAATTTAGTGAGCTTTTTGAAAGTTCTGATGATTGTGTTGTATTGGATGCGTATGATTCAATGGCACCATTTAAGGAAGGTATGACTTATGAAGACTGTACAATAACAAGCTATGAATCAACAAAACAAATTGGAAAAAGAGGAATTTGGATCAAATTATCTTTTGTTGTAAAAATAAAAGTGAGCGAAGGCATATTTAAAGAACTCAGCTTTGATTGTAGCAATACATTAAAATTTGGCGATAAATACTATGACTTAGTAAAAGCAACTCTTGGATATATACCGAGAAATAAAAAAATTAATCCAAAGGATATCATTGGTAAAGGGTTAACTGTAAAAGTTAAATCAGCTACACTTGGTGGTTATGAGTTTCCAATCATTCAGAATATTGTATACTGACCACTTTTAAAAGCTAGGGCAATCAGGACAGATATTTTGATGCCTGTATTAAAAAACTTAGTATAGTGTAAATAAAAAATAAAAATATAAATTTTAGGAGGAAATGTACATGAACAATTATGCGGAAAATAATAAATTAAAAAATAACAATGCTGAAGAGGATTTAGGAAAGGAAACTATAAATATTGAACATAATGACATTAGTTCTAAAGTGAATTTGGTACAATTCGACTTTTCAGATATTGAATTTTCAAAAACAAAAAGTAGCTCAAGAGGAGTATCTGGTGCTCCAGGATATTTAACAGTTATAAACTCTAAAAAAAATGGTAAGCGCGTTACGGTTGCTGGTAAAGTAATGGAACATTTAAATTTTCCGGACAAGCTAGAATTTAGCTATTATAAGAATGAAAAAATCTTAATTTCACAGGAATTTTCAGCAACCGCTGATGTTGCACAACATGCTGTTCGTAGAGAGAAAGAAGGAAAAAAGGGAATAATATACTCCTATGATTTAGTTGAAGAAATAACTAATAGATTTAACTTGGATTTTAGTGGAAAAACTACTTCTATTACATTTAGAAAGCTAGAGTTTGCTGAAAACAATGGTAAGTTAGTAGCTATAATATCTCTAGGGTAACTTGTATTTAATATTTTATTTAAAGGCAAATTTGTTTTCTGTATTAAATTATTGTTGGTAAACTTCTTTGCCTTTGGTATTTAATTAAATAAGTTAATAGAACTTTTAATTGTTGCTCATAAAATAAGGACATTAAGGACAGTTAAAATTTAAAAATTAATTTTATAAGTTATCATATTGATAACTTCTTTTATTTAAAACAATAGAAAGGATGCTGAAAAAATGAAAAAGGTTTTACAATTAAATGAATTAGATCAAGTTAAGAATGGAAATGAAGTATTGGATTGTAGCAGAAATAATGATACTTATTGGGAGGAACTATTAAAATATATAGATGACAAAATTCAAAATAAAGATTCCCTTTATATGATGGATAGATATTATGACGAAATTCTATTTGGTTAAAATTGTAAAAGCAAAGAGGTTAATTATATATTATTTATTAGAATATATAAATTAATGGCTTTACAGTTGAAATTACTATATAAGGAGGCCTAAGATGTTAAAACAATATTTATTAACTAAATTTAATAAAGCAAATAAATCTAATGAGCTTGTGGATTATATAGAAGCTAGGGGAGGGGTAGGTATAGCAGCACATCCTTTTTATGAATGGGTAGAAAATAATATAGATAAGATTAATTATACACTACTCAAAGCTATTATTACTAATATTGTTCCACTTGGTGCTGATGGTAGAAAATTTTATGAATTAATAATTTATAAGAGAAATAGTTTTCAAAACGAATTTTTAAATCTTTATGATAGGTTGAGCAATTTGTATATTAATGGGGAATTGAAAATATCATCATATTTAGAGTTAAGATATCTAGGATATACAGGGCAAAGATTAAAGAAAAAATGTCCAGCAGATGATGTATTAGGACAATATAATAAATGTTATGAAAATTCATAGGAGGTAACTTTAGATGAGTGGATATGTTAAAACATCAATATCTAGAAAAAAGTTATATGATAGAAATTACACTAGAGATAGTATTCAAAAAATAAAAGGTGAAGGTAATGTAGTTACATCTTCTGATAAGTACAAGGCTTTAATTGAAATACTAACTTCAAAGTATATTAACAAATGCAGTGTTTAAAGGAGAAATTGATGTCGGAGCATAAAAACTTCGACATTCAAACAAATGATAATTCTTAATATATAATAACTTAGATGAATTCAAGAGGTGATGTTATGGCTAAAGCAGTTTTTTATGGAAGGTTTTCAAGTAATAATCAACGTGAGGAGTCAATAGATGCGCAGTTAAGAGCAGCCAAAGATTTTGCACAAAGAAGCGGTTATGAAATAATAGAGGAATATACTGATAAAGCTAAATCAGGAACAAGTGACAAACGACCAGAATTTCTTAGGATGATTAAAGATGCAGAAAAGGGAAACTTTGATTGTGTAATAGTTCATAAGTTGGACAGATTTTCGAGGAATAAATACGATAGTGCAATGTATAAAAGAAAGCTAAAGCAATGTGGAATCAGACTTATTAGTGTTACAGAACAATTAGATGATAGCCCAGAAAGTGTAATACTTGAAAGTGTTATTGAAGGAATGGCGGAATATTACTCTAAGAACTTAGCAAGAGAAACCATGAAGGGTCTTACAGAGAATGGATATAAGGCTTTACATAATGGAGGAACTCCTCCATTAGGATATGATGTTAATAAAGATAAGAAATACATTATAAATGAAAGAGAGGCTGAAAGTGTTAAGTTAATATATGAGATGTGCATTGCAGGACATTCAAGAAGTGAAATGATTGATGAATTGAATGCAAGAGGCTTTAAAACTAAGTTAGGAACTGTGTTTAGACCCAATAGTATTCATAGTATATTAACTAATGAAAAATATACAGGTGCATATATTTACAATAAAACTGCTAAAAAAGATGCTTTTGGTAAAAGAAATGGACATGCATATAAAAATCCTGAGGAAGTGATTAGGATTGAAGGTGGTATGCCTACTATAGTGTCTAAAGAAGATTTTGAAAAAGTTCAAGAGATTCTAAAAATGAGAAAACAAAAACCAGGTGCTAATAAAGCTAAAGAAAATTATCTGCTTACAGGATTAATTAAATGTGGATGTTGTGGTAAGCCATATCAAGGCAACCGTAGAAAACCTAAGAATAAACCATTATATGTGTCATATAGGTGTTCAGTTAGGAAGAAAACAAGAACGAATGAGTGTGATAATAAGGAAATAAGAAAAGAATACATTGAAGAATATGTGCTATCTGAACTTGAAAGAAAAATATTTAATGATAAGGCAATTACGTATATAGCAGAAGGAATTAATAAGAACCTTCAAAAACAAAATAATGTTGATTCAGAAAAGAAAGCTGTATTATTAAAGCAAATGGAAGAAGTTGAAGGTCAAATTAATAATATAGTAACTGCTATAACAAATGGATTTTTTCAAGAAGAATTCAAATCTAAAATGGATGAGCTTAAAAATAGAAAGATTGAATTAGAAGTTAAGTTATCAGAAATTGAGTCTAAGGATATTAATCAAATAGTGACAGAAGCAGATGTAAGAAGCTTGTTAAGTAATTTTAGCGGTTATGTAATAAGTAGGAATGTTCCAGAATGCAAAAAATTCATAAGGGATTTTGTAAAAGAAGTTATAGTATATAAAGAACACATTGAAGTTATCTTCAATGTGTCTTTTTCTTTGCTCAAAAATAGTCAAGGAGTTAAGGTTATAAGTGAAATTAGTAGATATGATTTATATGAAAGATATAGTCAGAGTTTTTATATAAAGGTAAGTTGACATAGTATGAGAAGCTAGAAAATTATTCAGTGACTTTTATTGACTAGCTAAATTAATGAGAATGTACAAAGTTTGTAAGAGAAATTATCTTCAATGTTGTTTTTAGTTTACTTAAAAATAAGTGAGGCGTAGATGTTATAAATTAAATTGGTAGGTATAACTGATGTAATAATAAAGTAATAGCTATTAAATAAAAGTTAGTATATAAATATTAAAAAAATTTTATTTTAAATGTTTATTACATGAAGTAAATGTTAATAATTGGTAATGAGAAACCAAAATGAGAAAAAACCTCTCATAATATTACAAAGTGAGATTTTCGGTAGAGAGGTATTAGTAAAATAACAGATCTTATCAAATTTTAAATTCTGAAAATGTAAAGCAGGCATGGGATAATATCTGTTCCGTAATCAAAGATGAATTTGATAAGCTTATTCATCAAAATACTATAGTGTAAAACTAATGGACAATAGGAGGTGAATGGAAATGAGCGTTGTTTTTAATATAACTATAAATATAGCAAAATTATGTTTATTTGCTTAATTATTATAAATGTTAATATAAAAGGACAAGGAGGAAAATAGGTGAAAAGAAATCTAAATTATACAATCAGGCAACCTGATGATCATTTAAAATGCTTATTATGCATAAAACCTAAACCATTTTCGTGTTTTATCTGCAAAAAATATTAACGCATAAATTAAAAAAATACATTACCAAATTATGTTAGAGTACAGACCGTGTTAGGATGATTCCAAACCTGGTCTGTATTTTATTGGTCATTATAAATAAAATTAGTGTAGAAGTAGTAAATAGTTAGTTCTAAACAATTTGCGCTAAATTAATCTTTAACGAATAAGACATTGTTATTTAAGTATCTTAATTTATATAAATAAATAGTTGATATGAATTTTATGAGAATAGAATAAAAATTATGGGGATTTCAAGGTAACATGTACCATTCTAAGATATAATTAATACCCGAGAAGGTACATAGATCATTGCGATTGTCTTAATTTTTAAATTTAGCAATTATATTTAGAGTTTACTGTGAATGTAGCATAAGCAATCCTCAATAATATATGGGGCAAGCTCATGGAATTCCGTTGGAAGGTCTGAAGCTTCAATGTACATAAGTCGTTTGTTATCTTTTAAAAAATGCACCTTATGTTTATAATTAGCACCAAAAATTTTTTCGACTGCTATTTTAGGTCCTGCATGTAAAAAAACATGTGTTGGCATATGACCAAGATATATGCCAAGGGCTACTGAAGTATCATAAATAGAAAGTTCACCGAAATTCTTTATATTAGCTGAATTAACAAAAAAGATTATATCATTGAACCTATTCATTTTTTTTAATGTCTCTTCATTTATTCTAATATAATTGTAAACTTGTCTTATAGCGTCCAAAGCTTCCTCATTCACTTTAACAAACCATTTATGAATTGGAAATGAGGATAGTGCAACTTTAAGAAAGCTATCAAAGGTTTTAAAGTTCATACGTTCAAATTTTTTCAAATATTTTATATCTTCGTTCATCTTATTTTGCTTATAATCATTAATTAAGCTAGAAAGCTCATCCATAGACATTCCCCCATTAAAATAAATACTACAAAAGTATAATTCTTTTAACCTATATAATATATGACACTGCTATTTGAAATATAATTAAAGAAACCAATTCAAATTATGGACATCAAATATATTCATAATTAAATCAGCAATACTAGAAACAATGGAAGTTTATATTCAACCAACTTGGGTTAGTGTTCATTGAATATAAAAATTTACAATAGGAGATACTATTCGCAATATATTTATAAAAAGGAGATAATTATATGAATTTTAAGGAAGATTGCATTAAAGCTTTTGATGATTTTTATGAACAAAATAAGCCTCAGGTGCAGAAAGCGGGTATAGGCTTGGCTACTGGTATGTTCTTAGGAGCACCTTTTGGTCCAGTAGGTATAGCTGCATCCGGAGTAGGGCTTGCAACATTTGGAATAATATCTGGAAGTGTTGAGAAGTCAAAAGAACAAAAAGGGATAGAAACAACAAAGCACAACAAACTAATAAAATAGATAAAGAAATGAAGGAAGCTACTAAATTACAATAAAAAATTAAGTTTTTAAAACTATCTATAATAGCTGATGTAGAAATAAAGGATAAAAAACTATCATTTATTTCAATAAAAAAGATTAAATACTTTATTTATTATGAACGACTTTTTAATTATTATTTTAAGTATTACAAGCTTTAATAATTAAATAGTTCCGGAAGCAGATGTAAGAAACTCGTTAAGCAATTCCAGCGGCTATGTAATTCATAGGAATCTTCCGGAAGCAAAAAGTTCACAAGAGGAGAATTTGTAGAAGAAGTCATAGTGTATAAGGAACACATTGAAGTTGTCTTCAATGTGTCTTTTTTCTTTGCTCAAAAATAGTCAATGAATTAAGTTTATAAGCGAAACTGACAAGCATGATTTATATGACCGACATAATCAGAGTTTTTATATAGAGGTAGGTTAATAGAATGAAAGTTGGAATCTATTATGTGATTACATTGATAATAATTTAGAAATTAACATTTCATTTACTAAAGTGCTCTTTATCTAAAAATAATTATTGATAGTTTTATTCTAGTAATAAAATGCAAAGCCAAACTCATAGTAATAATGTATAAATAAAAGAAAGGGGAATATGCAAATATGGAAGTTGGAGAATGCTCGAGGTGTAAAAATAAAAAACTAATTAATAGTGGATATTGGTGTAGTGCACATAATAAGCTAATTAATATAGGTGACATAGTTTTATGTGCTTACTTTGTAAAGAAATAAAGCATTGAAATAAGAATCTAC from the Clostridium beijerinckii genome contains:
- a CDS encoding bifunctional DNA primase/polymerase, which codes for MNIKKLENLKNIALQYIKMDLPIIECDSKIPKKKGWNKVSKTDPEEVKDWFIKSKFPGIGLVLGGDCGIVGIDIDGPSAVELLHEKSQGDLPDTWTYITPGNGMRYLYRFPKNLNAKKRTFTLEGEHSELAFLGIGQQTILPGSLHPNGGTYEWVEKKSYKDLEIANAPDWMVKIMTESSGVNQSKLNNFEDSKLLSESIINYQLGKFTSKCLHCKKALELQEGGGLSEDEWFEFENFFIACGNDQLAFAFSEKSKKHDKRSEERIEKLINERNSADKKYGPAKCTSFGCSEKQISLCFGSAKKGDDGDLHYSPSIFLNTVTKIVPPELDVYKDYIQALQDIDGVYLDENGRMCILTSEGTKKVIANFILRIVKNVVATDGMVTDSSIIVEGVLEGGRVLEPKEVKINEFERLDWLIKAWGVAPVIYSGYGVKDKVREIIQRVSKNIEIQMLYKHIGWAKLQDDSLAYLHGNGAVGVDNVDVKLDSSLKCYSFPPRAMNIKEAISSSLKILKTTPLKISIPLLALVYISPLVYFFQQADLSPNFIIWLYGRTGSRKTALSLAMLSHFGYFNSPPASFKDTANFIEKKAYVVKDSLLLIDDFHPNGADSEVNLMAKTAERAIRIYGDRVARGRLTSTTEFQETYVPRGMALVTGEDLPTGQSANARFLAIELLDGDVNLENLTFLQNNRELLNQSMLSYIGWLQKNSTKLPEFVKSNFYKRRSDFFGENVHGRLTDTAAYLEVAFSLFLTFARKNKAISEKRYKKLKQIAHNLFKKAIINQSEVIVEQKPEKIFMDTLNELINSNKVYLLDKNSPDNDSLIIGGGNNHIGFYDDKFYYLYPLVAYTCVNSLLSKNKKMLPVTEKILWKNLADARMIQIESSKSGNNQNLRKVTVPSTKKGEKVRMRLLHIHKEFLEI
- a CDS encoding recombinase family protein, which codes for MAKAVFYGRFSSNNQREESIDAQLRAAKDFAQRSGYEIIEEYTDKAKSGTSDKRPEFLRMIKDAEKGNFDCVIVHKLDRFSRNKYDSAMYKRKLKQCGIRLISVTEQLDDSPESVILESVIEGMAEYYSKNLARETMKGLTENGYKALHNGGTPPLGYDVNKDKKYIINEREAESVKLIYEMCIAGHSRSEMIDELNARGFKTKLGTVFRPNSIHSILTNEKYTGAYIYNKTAKKDAFGKRNGHAYKNPEEVIRIEGGMPTIVSKEDFEKVQEILKMRKQKPGANKAKENYLLTGLIKCGCCGKPYQGNRRKPKNKPLYVSYRCSVRKKTRTNECDNKEIRKEYIEEYVLSELERKIFNDKAITYIAEGINKNLQKQNNVDSEKKAVLLKQMEEVEGQINNIVTAITNGFFQEEFKSKMDELKNRKIELEVKLSEIESKDINQIVTEADVRSLLSNFSGYVISRNVPECKKFIRDFVKEVIVYKEHIEVIFNVSFSLLKNSQGVKVISEISRYDLYERYSQSFYIKVS